The proteins below come from a single Halomonas binhaiensis genomic window:
- a CDS encoding iron-siderophore ABC transporter substrate-binding protein: protein MMIARRLSVGAGGKTLGLLSASLVALGLSLNVQARTLDTAYGEVEVNDDPERVVTLYEGALDTALVAGVTPLGAVATRGGQSVANYLQDEVPDIHIVGLVSELNIEQIVALQPDLILASSRLPREQYELLSQLAPTVVPNTQGLAPDAWKGEARLFGDALGQRDKVEEAITAVDERAAELQDKVAAAGPTGTHLVRWMPRGPLVMSTRLFSTGLLSAAGFDVSDEGLVKQGRPHSDPLSLEALSQIDGDWLFLATLNEDGEQALATAKESDAFRRLSVVENDRVVPVDGQLWTSASGPMAAQAVLDDIASAIEGASQP, encoded by the coding sequence ATGATGATTGCACGCCGTCTTTCCGTTGGCGCTGGGGGCAAGACCCTTGGCCTGTTGAGCGCCTCACTTGTGGCTTTGGGCCTGTCTCTGAACGTTCAGGCCCGTACTCTCGATACCGCCTATGGCGAGGTCGAGGTCAACGATGACCCGGAACGTGTCGTGACCTTGTATGAAGGCGCACTGGATACAGCACTTGTCGCAGGTGTCACACCTCTCGGTGCCGTGGCCACGCGCGGCGGGCAAAGTGTTGCCAACTACCTGCAAGATGAAGTGCCGGATATTCACATCGTGGGGCTGGTGTCTGAACTCAATATCGAGCAGATCGTTGCCCTGCAGCCGGATCTGATCCTGGCCTCTTCGCGCTTGCCCAGGGAACAGTACGAATTGCTGTCCCAACTGGCGCCGACGGTGGTGCCGAACACCCAGGGTCTAGCTCCGGATGCCTGGAAAGGGGAAGCGCGATTGTTCGGCGATGCCCTGGGCCAGCGCGACAAGGTTGAAGAGGCAATCACTGCGGTGGATGAACGGGCCGCGGAGCTGCAAGACAAGGTCGCGGCGGCCGGGCCGACAGGTACTCACCTGGTGCGCTGGATGCCACGAGGCCCGTTGGTGATGTCGACGCGGCTGTTCTCGACCGGTCTGCTCAGTGCCGCTGGCTTTGATGTCAGTGATGAAGGGCTGGTCAAACAGGGGCGCCCGCATAGTGATCCACTGAGTCTCGAGGCCCTGTCACAGATCGACGGCGATTGGCTTTTCCTTGCCACGCTCAATGAGGATGGTGAACAAGCGTTGGCAACGGCCAAGGAAAGCGACGCTTTTAGACGCCTGAGCGTGGTCGAGAATGACCGGGTGGTGCCTGTGGATGGTCAATTGTGGACCAGCGCTTCCGGGCCCATGGCGGCCCAGGCAGTGCTCGATGACATTGCCAGCGCAATCGAAGGCGCTTCTCAGCCGTGA
- a CDS encoding multidrug ABC transporter permease/ATP-binding protein translates to MELLRVVYRHYRWPFITVMLLSLASAALGIGTIAFINDRLIEHVGAPMGVLPAFLGIIVVLLAITLASQLALTTLGHYFVYDLRGRLVKQILDTDMEQLERLGSADLLASLSSDLRAITLAFVRLPELVQGVVLTLGCAMYLGWLSSGMLAVTSLWVAVTIGGGSWLVAKVYRHLAKARATEDRLYRDYAAVIEGRKELALNRGRARWMFEEQYDRDALNFRHHVIRADTYHLSAVNWSNIMMLGAIGVVFFLANGLGWATTEVAATFALTLLFLRTPLISAVGALPTLLSAQVAFHKLRQLSLADPNESFAVQESAGDKWQRLTLDGVSFCYQGKEASEGFAVGPVDLTLHRGELVFLIGGNGSGKSTLAKLLTGLYRPQAGTIRVDDREVGTEEESGERYRQRFSAVFTDFHQFDRLIGPDGEKADPALVEDWLEALGLREKLHFDGQQVTNPELSQGQRKRLALLMAVAEERDILLLDEWAADQDPQFRRFFYRDLLPRLKDMGKTVFAISHDDHYFQHADRLFEMRAGHLTELTGHHRELASRDAVARLDGQVSPES, encoded by the coding sequence TTGGAGCTGCTGCGCGTTGTCTATCGCCATTATCGATGGCCGTTCATCACGGTGATGCTGCTGAGCCTGGCCAGTGCTGCGCTAGGGATCGGGACTATCGCTTTCATCAATGATCGATTGATTGAACATGTCGGTGCACCCATGGGAGTGTTGCCAGCATTTCTCGGGATCATCGTGGTGTTGCTGGCGATTACTCTGGCGTCCCAGCTGGCCTTGACTACGCTGGGCCATTACTTTGTCTACGACCTGCGCGGGCGTCTGGTCAAACAGATTCTGGATACCGATATGGAGCAGCTCGAACGACTTGGTAGTGCGGATCTTCTCGCCAGTCTATCCAGCGATCTACGCGCGATCACCCTGGCTTTCGTGCGCTTGCCGGAACTGGTGCAGGGGGTGGTGCTGACGCTTGGTTGTGCCATGTATCTTGGCTGGCTTTCATCGGGGATGCTTGCGGTCACTTCGTTGTGGGTGGCTGTCACCATTGGTGGCGGCTCCTGGTTGGTCGCCAAGGTCTATCGGCACTTGGCCAAGGCCAGGGCGACTGAAGATCGTCTCTATCGTGATTACGCCGCCGTCATTGAGGGGCGCAAGGAGCTGGCTCTCAACCGTGGGCGTGCACGGTGGATGTTCGAAGAGCAATACGACCGTGACGCGCTGAATTTTCGCCATCATGTGATTCGTGCCGACACCTATCACCTGAGTGCCGTCAACTGGTCGAACATCATGATGCTGGGCGCCATTGGCGTGGTGTTCTTTCTTGCCAATGGGCTTGGCTGGGCAACCACCGAAGTGGCAGCGACGTTTGCGCTGACGTTGTTGTTTCTGCGTACCCCCCTGATTTCAGCGGTAGGAGCGCTGCCGACGCTGCTCAGCGCCCAGGTCGCATTTCACAAGCTGCGCCAGCTGTCTCTGGCCGATCCAAACGAGAGTTTTGCGGTGCAGGAGAGCGCTGGAGATAAGTGGCAGCGCCTGACGCTCGATGGAGTAAGTTTCTGCTACCAAGGTAAAGAAGCGTCAGAAGGATTCGCGGTAGGCCCTGTCGACCTCACGCTGCATCGTGGAGAGCTGGTGTTCCTGATCGGTGGTAATGGCAGCGGAAAATCGACGTTGGCCAAGTTGCTGACGGGTCTCTATCGCCCCCAGGCTGGCACGATTCGAGTAGATGACCGAGAGGTGGGCACAGAGGAGGAATCCGGGGAACGCTATCGTCAGCGTTTCTCGGCGGTGTTCACTGATTTTCATCAGTTCGATCGCTTGATAGGACCTGATGGAGAAAAGGCCGATCCGGCCCTGGTAGAAGATTGGCTGGAGGCGCTGGGGCTGCGTGAAAAGCTTCACTTCGATGGCCAGCAAGTGACCAACCCGGAGCTTTCCCAGGGGCAACGCAAGCGCCTGGCGCTGTTGATGGCGGTGGCCGAGGAGCGTGACATCCTGCTCCTCGATGAGTGGGCTGCGGACCAGGACCCACAGTTCCGGCGTTTCTTCTATCGCGACCTGCTGCCGCGTTTGAAAGACATGGGCAAGACGGTGTTCGCCATCAGCCACGATGACCACTATTTTCAGCATGCCGACCGCCTGTTCGAGATGCGGGCCGGACATCTCACAGAATTGACTGGCCACCATCGTGAATTGGCCTCACGAGATGCCGTGGCACGCCTGGATGGCCAGGTATCACCGGAGAGCTGA
- a CDS encoding PRC-barrel domain-containing protein, giving the protein MMISKKPLVHAISALAMAGGLSLGVQAQADDNTAQSLADKARAQADEATQVLADKTQVLKDEAQTQLDEATQALTGEAPSQAEEADTTATEDTEATVADEADTAAAEDTDAAMAEETDTTAAEDSDAAMADEADTAAAESTDAVMADEADTAATADTDAATAEDADTAATEDTDAATADEADAAATEDTDTATAEDADTAAAEDTAATEDTETAVADESNQGLYSINELMDAKVYSTDSADKDVGKVQDVLLDNDLTLQAIVIGPSGLLSLGEPHYVINRGDFSVDTKDGDNLDDLEYQVHLNLTEEEIKTQSEYTSTWWNQSREHAQGAWEKTEKSAKSAWESTKDATSDALKSASEALQKAADKAAN; this is encoded by the coding sequence ATGATGATCTCCAAGAAACCACTGGTTCACGCTATTTCTGCATTGGCCATGGCCGGTGGCCTGAGTCTCGGTGTTCAGGCACAGGCTGATGACAACACTGCCCAGAGCCTGGCCGATAAAGCCCGAGCACAGGCGGATGAGGCGACTCAAGTCCTGGCCGATAAAACTCAGGTGCTGAAAGACGAAGCGCAAACACAGCTCGATGAAGCCACCCAGGCACTGACTGGGGAAGCTCCATCGCAGGCCGAAGAAGCTGACACTACGGCAACCGAGGACACTGAAGCGACAGTGGCCGATGAAGCTGACACGGCGGCAGCCGAAGACACTGACGCCGCCATGGCCGAAGAGACTGACACTACAGCAGCCGAAGACTCCGACGCCGCCATGGCCGATGAAGCTGACACGGCGGCAGCCGAGAGCACTGACGCCGTCATGGCCGATGAAGCTGACACTGCAGCAACCGCGGACACTGACGCCGCGACGGCCGAAGATGCTGATACTGCAGCAACCGAAGACACTGACGCCGCCACGGCCGATGAAGCTGACGCTGCAGCAACTGAGGACACTGACACCGCCACAGCCGAAGATGCTGACACTGCAGCAGCCGAGGACACTGCGGCAACCGAGGATACTGAAACAGCAGTAGCCGATGAGAGTAACCAAGGGCTGTATTCCATCAATGAACTGATGGACGCCAAGGTCTATTCCACCGACTCTGCTGACAAGGACGTGGGCAAGGTCCAGGATGTTCTGCTAGACAACGATCTGACGCTGCAGGCAATCGTGATCGGGCCAAGTGGCTTGCTGAGCCTGGGCGAACCTCACTATGTGATCAACCGAGGTGACTTTAGTGTCGACACAAAGGATGGGGACAATCTTGATGACCTCGAGTATCAGGTCCACCTGAATCTGACCGAGGAAGAGATCAAGACTCAATCTGAATACACCAGCACCTGGTGGAACCAGTCACGGGAACATGCCCAGGGCGCCTGGGAAAAGACAGAGAAAAGCGCCAAGAGTGCTTGGGAATCCACCAAGGATGCCACCTCGGATGCACTGAAATCAGCCAGTGAAGCCCTGCAGAAAGCTGCCGACAAGGCAGCCAACTGA
- a CDS encoding FecCD family ABC transporter permease: MASDMEEEKIKTLAKGVERITVASSSAVKVPSGAWLIRIGEMSVLIERRSMAAACGLGIALLLTCVAYLCVGSLQVTPGELWQVMSGEGNAMAEFVVGQLRLPRLAAAIATGAAFALAGCLMQTLARNRLATPGIIGIDNGATAFAVASVVATGLSLAPSAMALAGAATAAALTFGLSLGGGARGYRFIVAGIGVGAVFAAITQLMLSRTDVDLANAAYPWTVGSLNSRPAGATWILVLGLIVGIPLSLWLARSLSLMRFSDAVASGLGVALRQRRTQVLGTSVMLTALAVAVAGPVGMVGLIGPEIARHLSSPRRVPIVATCLAGALVMVLADLLGRVMLAPLELPVGIVTAVIGGPWLIWILVRPSSRCAAGCR; this comes from the coding sequence ATGGCTTCCGATATGGAAGAAGAGAAAATAAAAACGCTAGCAAAGGGAGTGGAGAGGATAACTGTCGCTTCCTCTTCAGCCGTGAAAGTGCCTTCAGGTGCCTGGCTGATTCGCATTGGCGAGATGAGTGTCCTGATCGAACGTCGCAGCATGGCCGCTGCCTGTGGCCTGGGTATCGCGCTGCTGCTGACCTGTGTGGCTTATCTATGCGTCGGCAGCTTGCAGGTTACCCCTGGAGAGCTATGGCAGGTGATGAGTGGGGAAGGTAATGCCATGGCGGAGTTCGTGGTCGGCCAGTTGCGCTTGCCTCGCCTGGCAGCTGCCATTGCCACCGGCGCTGCTTTCGCCCTGGCGGGGTGCCTGATGCAGACCCTGGCACGTAATCGCCTGGCGACGCCAGGCATCATCGGTATCGACAACGGTGCGACAGCGTTTGCAGTGGCATCCGTGGTGGCAACAGGCTTGAGTCTTGCGCCTTCAGCCATGGCGCTTGCCGGTGCGGCGACAGCAGCCGCATTGACCTTTGGCCTGTCACTGGGAGGCGGCGCGAGAGGCTACCGTTTCATCGTTGCAGGTATCGGTGTCGGGGCAGTATTTGCTGCCATTACCCAATTGATGCTGTCGCGTACGGATGTTGATCTGGCCAATGCGGCCTACCCATGGACGGTAGGGAGTCTCAACAGCCGACCGGCCGGCGCGACCTGGATACTGGTGTTGGGGCTGATCGTGGGTATTCCACTGTCTCTGTGGCTGGCACGTTCTCTCAGCCTGATGCGCTTTTCCGATGCAGTAGCCTCTGGCCTGGGCGTGGCGCTCAGACAGCGGCGCACCCAGGTGCTTGGCACGTCTGTCATGCTGACAGCACTCGCTGTCGCCGTGGCAGGACCGGTGGGAATGGTCGGGCTGATTGGTCCGGAAATTGCCCGCCACCTGAGTTCGCCTCGTCGAGTCCCTATCGTGGCGACCTGTCTGGCTGGTGCTCTGGTCATGGTGCTGGCCGACCTGCTGGGGCGAGTCATGCTGGCTCCGCTGGAGTTACCAGTGGGGATCGTCACGGCAGTGATTGGTGGGCCGTGGCTGATATGGATACTGGTGCGTCCATCGTCGCGCTGCGCTGCAGGTTGCCGATGA
- a CDS encoding TonB-dependent siderophore receptor has product MNSLAPGPKLHPLSMAVRRALGISLLSLTAPALAQDANVTDMESDTIVVTGTALKVAMPVLETPRSTSQVSREELDDHAVNKYDEVFRYRSGVLSAPYGQDNKADWFFIRGFNAEDSTYQDGLRQFREAGYFWWSTEPFGLESVELLKGPASILYGEAPPGGVINAISKRPTEEQQNMIELQYGTNDHQQVGIDSSGPLADDGSVRYRVVGLFRSEDGEIDDADNERVYWAPSLAWDINEDTSITFLASYLKDHGTPTNGFKLPYGTVNDTPFGRLDPEDNLGEPDYERQEHEQWSLGYELTHQLDDTWELHQNLRYSELNLLERDVYVSYLTEPDGRLAQRGLTYRDGDYDALTVDNRAIGRWYTDRLENTLLVGVDYQHLDINYDNLDNFAFGDPIDIFDPQYGNFTPADRDSAAEHEEGKRQIGVYLQNQLRLDDRWIFLAGLRHDSVDTKNRVKDGANQDASDDNLSFSGGVMYLGDYGISPYLSYSESFNPIVGSDPDGKAYKPSEGKQWELGVKYAPDWLDGYVTASVFDLTESDTLYASGESSNRQGGERQSQGFEIEGVGYLTDDLKLTAAYTYNDVRIDVGSESENKDLRAGLIPRNQASVWLDYAFPGALHGLNVGGGVRYVGESVDNPVNSDTKVDNYTLVDAKLRYDITPSWTAQVNVNNLTDEEYVSGCDYWCYYGEGRSVVGSLRYNF; this is encoded by the coding sequence ATGAATTCTCTTGCTCCTGGTCCCAAGCTGCACCCACTGAGCATGGCTGTGCGCCGTGCCTTGGGGATTTCCCTGTTGAGCCTGACAGCACCGGCCCTGGCCCAGGATGCGAATGTCACGGACATGGAAAGTGACACCATCGTCGTGACAGGAACGGCACTGAAGGTTGCCATGCCGGTTCTCGAGACCCCGCGTTCCACTTCCCAGGTGTCTCGGGAAGAGCTCGACGACCATGCTGTCAACAAGTACGACGAAGTCTTTCGCTATCGCAGTGGCGTGCTGTCTGCACCCTATGGCCAGGACAACAAGGCCGACTGGTTCTTCATTCGCGGTTTCAATGCAGAAGATTCCACCTACCAGGATGGCCTGCGCCAGTTTCGGGAGGCGGGGTATTTCTGGTGGAGCACAGAGCCCTTCGGCCTGGAGAGTGTCGAGCTGCTCAAGGGGCCAGCTTCGATCCTCTATGGTGAAGCGCCTCCCGGTGGTGTCATCAACGCCATCAGCAAGCGCCCGACCGAAGAACAGCAGAACATGATCGAGCTGCAGTACGGCACCAATGATCATCAGCAGGTGGGCATCGACAGCTCCGGCCCCTTGGCCGACGATGGCAGCGTGCGTTATCGCGTGGTAGGGCTGTTCCGTTCAGAAGACGGTGAGATCGACGATGCCGATAATGAGCGAGTCTACTGGGCACCGAGCCTGGCGTGGGATATCAATGAAGATACCTCGATCACCTTCCTGGCCAGTTACCTGAAGGATCATGGCACCCCGACCAATGGCTTCAAGCTGCCCTATGGCACAGTCAACGATACACCGTTCGGGCGCCTCGACCCGGAAGACAACCTGGGCGAACCCGATTATGAGCGCCAGGAGCACGAACAATGGTCGCTGGGCTATGAATTGACCCACCAGCTTGATGATACCTGGGAACTGCACCAGAACCTGCGCTACAGCGAGCTGAACCTGCTTGAACGTGACGTCTATGTTTCCTATTTGACTGAGCCTGATGGTCGCCTGGCCCAGCGTGGCTTGACCTATCGTGATGGCGACTACGATGCGCTTACCGTCGACAACCGCGCCATAGGGCGCTGGTATACCGATCGCCTCGAGAACACGCTGCTGGTAGGGGTGGACTACCAGCACCTCGATATCAATTACGACAACCTCGACAATTTCGCCTTTGGCGATCCCATCGATATCTTCGACCCACAGTACGGCAACTTCACGCCAGCGGATCGCGATTCAGCCGCCGAGCACGAGGAAGGCAAGCGCCAGATCGGGGTGTATCTGCAGAACCAACTGCGTCTGGACGATCGCTGGATCTTCCTCGCCGGTCTGCGCCATGACAGTGTCGATACCAAGAACCGCGTCAAGGATGGGGCCAACCAAGACGCCTCGGACGATAATCTATCGTTCTCCGGTGGTGTGATGTACCTGGGCGATTACGGTATTTCGCCTTACCTGAGCTATAGCGAGTCCTTCAACCCCATCGTCGGCAGTGACCCGGATGGCAAGGCCTATAAGCCCAGCGAAGGCAAACAGTGGGAACTGGGGGTGAAGTATGCACCGGACTGGCTGGACGGCTATGTCACGGCGTCGGTGTTTGACCTCACCGAGAGCGACACGCTGTATGCCAGTGGCGAGTCCAGCAACCGCCAGGGCGGAGAGCGTCAGTCACAGGGCTTTGAAATCGAAGGTGTGGGTTACTTGACCGACGACCTCAAGCTCACCGCCGCCTATACCTATAACGATGTCAGGATCGATGTCGGTAGCGAAAGCGAAAACAAGGACCTGCGTGCCGGTCTGATTCCGCGCAACCAGGCCTCTGTGTGGCTGGATTACGCGTTCCCAGGCGCGCTGCATGGTCTCAATGTCGGTGGTGGCGTGCGTTACGTCGGAGAGAGTGTGGACAACCCGGTCAACTCGGACACCAAGGTGGACAACTACACCCTGGTGGATGCCAAGCTGCGTTATGACATCACGCCAAGCTGGACCGCTCAGGTCAACGTCAACAACCTGACCGATGAGGAGTATGTCAGCGGTTGTGACTACTGGTGCTACTACGGTGAGGGACGCAGCGTGGTTGGTAGCCTGAGGTACAATTTTTAA
- a CDS encoding peptide-methionine (S)-S-oxide reductase, whose protein sequence is MISDAYHDEASAVALSRVAFGGNCYWCTEAVFQSLLGVEKVEQGFVAAQGGSDHDVDSDHDGEAEAFSEAVIVHFDPMAISLATLVEIHLHTHHCTAQHSMRQQFRSAVYVFDEQQDIEARYILNELQADFSAPLITQVLPFASFRPSKERCQNYFYSNPQRPFCERWITPKLRILLDRFSQQADQQRLANAGLEIDKD, encoded by the coding sequence ATGATCTCAGATGCTTACCATGATGAAGCTTCAGCCGTAGCGTTATCTCGGGTCGCCTTTGGCGGCAACTGCTATTGGTGTACGGAAGCGGTGTTTCAGTCATTGCTTGGCGTGGAGAAAGTCGAACAAGGCTTCGTGGCCGCACAAGGCGGCAGTGATCATGATGTAGATAGCGATCATGATGGAGAAGCAGAAGCGTTTTCCGAAGCGGTCATTGTCCACTTCGACCCCATGGCGATTTCTCTCGCCACCCTGGTCGAGATCCACCTGCATACCCACCACTGCACCGCCCAGCACAGCATGCGCCAGCAATTTCGCTCTGCCGTGTATGTCTTTGATGAACAGCAAGATATTGAAGCCAGGTACATATTGAATGAGCTGCAGGCAGACTTCAGTGCGCCTCTCATTACCCAGGTACTGCCGTTTGCCAGCTTTCGCCCATCCAAGGAGCGATGCCAGAACTATTTCTACAGCAACCCTCAGCGTCCTTTCTGTGAGCGCTGGATCACGCCCAAACTGCGTATTCTCCTGGACAGGTTCAGCCAACAGGCAGACCAGCAGCGGCTAGCCAATGCCGGGCTGGAGATCGACAAGGACTGA
- a CDS encoding FecCD family ABC transporter permease: MSTSVCDIRRPMWAAVVLLLVAILLSLVIGAGDVGILRSLSVLAGGQDVDGRFMVWELRLPRTLVGIVVGAALGVSGALLQVVSRNPLAEPGLLGVSAGSALAVAIALSLGVSMLELRIGVAQLGALLGCLCVLGVARVRGLGSDPVRLVLAGAAFYALLSAVTSLLLMMDRRTADEIRFWVVGSLSGRRLDDLAAVLPSLCIAALVLLMLVRPMASLTLGERASAGLGHHPGRLRLLAILIVALLVGGATAVAGPIVFVGLVVPFVARALGGPELRRTLWLCLPLGPLLVLSADVLSRVLVAPSELPIGVLTAICGAPVLIAVVRARRLPTL, from the coding sequence ATGAGTACGTCGGTCTGTGATATCCGCCGCCCAATGTGGGCGGCGGTCGTATTGCTGCTGGTCGCGATCCTGCTGAGCCTGGTCATTGGTGCAGGCGATGTCGGCATTCTGCGTTCCTTGTCGGTCCTGGCTGGCGGCCAGGATGTTGATGGCCGTTTCATGGTCTGGGAGCTGCGTCTGCCGCGGACTCTGGTCGGCATCGTCGTTGGCGCGGCGCTGGGGGTGTCGGGAGCATTGCTGCAAGTGGTTTCACGTAACCCTCTCGCTGAACCCGGTCTGCTTGGGGTGAGTGCAGGTAGTGCCTTGGCGGTGGCGATCGCATTATCGCTGGGGGTGAGCATGCTGGAGCTGCGCATCGGTGTCGCCCAACTCGGAGCCTTGCTGGGTTGCCTATGTGTGCTGGGTGTCGCGCGCGTACGTGGGCTGGGGAGTGACCCGGTGCGCCTGGTACTGGCAGGTGCCGCGTTTTATGCCTTGTTGTCAGCGGTGACATCGTTGCTGTTGATGATGGACCGTCGTACTGCCGACGAGATTCGCTTCTGGGTGGTTGGCAGCCTGTCCGGTCGCCGCCTGGACGACCTGGCGGCGGTATTGCCTAGCCTGTGCATCGCGGCCCTGGTCCTGCTCATGCTGGTCCGGCCCATGGCCAGCCTGACTCTGGGAGAGCGGGCCAGTGCGGGGCTCGGCCATCATCCAGGAAGATTGCGCCTGCTGGCGATATTGATTGTGGCCTTGTTGGTTGGTGGTGCCACGGCGGTAGCCGGTCCCATTGTCTTCGTGGGGTTGGTGGTACCGTTCGTTGCTCGGGCTCTGGGCGGACCGGAACTGCGTCGTACGTTATGGCTGTGCTTGCCGCTGGGACCGTTGCTGGTACTCAGCGCAGATGTACTGTCGCGAGTGCTGGTGGCGCCTTCCGAGCTGCCTATTGGCGTACTTACCGCCATATGCGGAGCACCGGTATTGATTGCGGTCGTGCGGGCGCGGCGACTACCGACCCTATGA
- a CDS encoding universal stress protein has product MFKSILVPLDGSEYSRLALNVACKLVSPEGGQIVLLHIPEPLPNEPLLIWGLIAVPMGATQEQRDQAGQKLLDRAIDAARAEGVETITPMLVHGDPRLVILSAAKEKGVEAIVMGSRGLSDIKGLMVGSIAHKVSHSAECHVITVH; this is encoded by the coding sequence ATGTTCAAATCCATTCTCGTTCCTCTAGATGGCTCTGAATATTCACGCCTGGCTCTCAACGTGGCCTGCAAGCTTGTCTCGCCGGAGGGTGGCCAGATCGTTCTCTTGCATATCCCCGAACCCCTGCCCAACGAACCCCTGTTGATCTGGGGATTGATTGCCGTTCCCATGGGAGCCACGCAAGAGCAACGCGATCAGGCCGGCCAGAAACTGCTGGATCGTGCCATCGATGCCGCTCGAGCAGAGGGAGTTGAAACCATCACACCAATGCTCGTACACGGAGATCCCCGCCTGGTCATTCTGTCGGCAGCCAAGGAAAAAGGCGTCGAGGCCATCGTGATGGGTAGCCGTGGGCTCAGTGATATCAAGGGCTTGATGGTCGGCAGTATTGCCCATAAAGTCAGCCACTCTGCTGAGTGTCACGTCATTACCGTGCATTAG
- a CDS encoding PRC-barrel domain containing protein: MMIHKAPLTRLISAMIMAGGLSIAFQTQADDSNQGLYSANELIDAKVYTSDSQEEPVAEVEDILLDNAMTLQAIVIAPDELLHLDEKQYVINKDNFSVDTLEGDSLSDIEYVVYLGMDKADISHQPEYTETWWNQSRERAQEAWDKTAEGAKSAWETTREATSSVLKSAGEALQNAADKAAN, encoded by the coding sequence ATGATGATCCACAAGGCCCCACTGACCCGCCTTATCTCAGCCATGATCATGGCAGGAGGCCTTAGTATTGCGTTTCAGACCCAGGCTGATGACAGCAACCAGGGGCTGTACTCTGCCAATGAACTGATCGATGCAAAGGTCTATACCAGTGACTCACAGGAAGAGCCGGTGGCTGAGGTCGAGGACATTCTGCTCGATAATGCCATGACGCTGCAGGCCATCGTTATCGCTCCAGATGAGTTGCTGCACCTGGACGAAAAGCAGTACGTCATCAACAAGGATAACTTCAGCGTCGACACTCTCGAAGGTGACAGCCTTTCAGACATCGAATATGTCGTATATCTCGGCATGGACAAGGCGGATATCAGCCATCAGCCTGAATATACTGAGACTTGGTGGAACCAATCACGGGAACGTGCCCAGGAAGCCTGGGACAAGACCGCCGAGGGGGCCAAGAGCGCTTGGGAAACGACTCGGGAAGCCACCTCTAGTGTGCTGAAATCCGCAGGCGAAGCCCTGCAAAATGCCGCCGACAAGGCAGCCAACTGA
- a CDS encoding ABC transporter ATP-binding protein, with amino-acid sequence MMAGDSTMPYETRDLALSHGARTVIDALDLRLPRGQLTAIVGPNGCGKSTLLAGLARLHAPTAGQVLIEGREIQRLPARELARRVALLPQEALAPEGLSVADLIRFGRQPHQAWYRQWSEEDQRVVSGAIAAAGLDELAERALDTLSGGQRQRAWIAMTIAQQTPIILLDEPTSALDLGHQLEVFELLRELVAQGRTIVMVVHDLSSACRYADHLVAMRAGKVIAEGCPKQVVSPELVRELYDVECTLVHDPVCGTPLLAGLGRIVGTA; translated from the coding sequence ATGATGGCTGGTGACTCGACGATGCCCTATGAAACTCGCGATCTTGCCTTGAGTCATGGAGCGCGAACGGTCATCGATGCTCTCGACCTAAGGCTGCCCAGAGGGCAGTTGACCGCCATTGTTGGACCCAATGGCTGTGGCAAGTCGACGCTGCTTGCGGGCCTGGCACGCCTGCATGCTCCGACAGCAGGGCAGGTGCTTATCGAAGGTCGTGAGATTCAGCGCCTGCCGGCCCGGGAGTTGGCCCGGCGAGTGGCATTGTTGCCACAGGAGGCGCTGGCGCCAGAGGGACTGAGTGTTGCAGACCTGATTCGCTTTGGTCGCCAGCCTCATCAAGCCTGGTATCGCCAATGGAGCGAAGAGGATCAGCGCGTAGTGAGTGGTGCCATCGCAGCAGCCGGACTCGATGAACTGGCCGAGCGTGCACTGGATACCTTGTCCGGAGGGCAGCGTCAGCGCGCCTGGATTGCCATGACCATTGCCCAGCAGACACCGATTATCCTGCTTGATGAGCCGACATCAGCACTGGATCTTGGTCATCAACTGGAGGTCTTTGAATTGCTGCGGGAACTGGTGGCACAAGGGCGGACCATCGTCATGGTGGTACACGACCTTTCCAGTGCCTGTCGTTATGCTGATCACCTGGTGGCCATGCGCGCTGGAAAGGTCATTGCCGAAGGCTGTCCCAAGCAAGTGGTATCCCCCGAGCTGGTGCGTGAGCTCTATGATGTGGAGTGCACTCTGGTACACGACCCAGTATGTGGTACGCCGTTGTTGGCGGGGCTGGGGCGTATCGTCGGTACGGCTTGA